Genomic segment of Drosophila willistoni isolate 14030-0811.24 chromosome 2L unlocalized genomic scaffold, UCI_dwil_1.1 Seg139, whole genome shotgun sequence:
GCATAAAGTCACAAATGATCTGCTAATTGCCACTGTGGGCATAAAAGACTATGGCGAAATGGAGAACAAGGAGCTGGGCGATCGTTTTGGTGTGGATCAAAAGAAATTTCCAGCCATCCATCTCTTCAAGGGCAACATGGatgaatttgttaaatttcCCGATCATCTGGACATTACGTTGGACAATTTGAAGGCTTTTGTTAGCAGTAACACGGAACTCTATATTGGACGCGATGGTTGCCTCAAGCAATTCAATGATGCCTTGAGAAACTATGCCAACAAAGAGGACTCTGAACAATTGGCATTGATTAAGGAACTTCAGGCGGAGCAGGAGAAACTGACCAAACCAGATGAGCAAGCGAATGCAAAGGTCTATTTAATGTACATGAAGAAACTCAATGAACTTGGCTATGAATTTCTCGAGGAGGAGACGAAACGTTTGCTACGTCTCAAGGCTGGAAAAGTGAC
This window contains:
- the LOC6638206 gene encoding protein windbeutel — its product is MLRLLLLFLLTGLNHLGYHATLAISCPGCVDLDELSFQKTIERFNYTLCKFDIAFPYGDKHEAFAAFSRAAHKVTNDLLIATVGIKDYGEMENKELGDRFGVDQKKFPAIHLFKGNMDEFVKFPDHLDITLDNLKAFVSSNTELYIGRDGCLKQFNDALRNYANKEDSEQLALIKELQAEQEKLTKPDEQANAKVYLMYMKKLNELGYEFLEEETKRLLRLKAGKVTAAKKVELHHKLNILEAFRVHKLTKAKSQKPEPKKEL